One segment of Manihot esculenta cultivar AM560-2 chromosome 4, M.esculenta_v8, whole genome shotgun sequence DNA contains the following:
- the LOC122723445 gene encoding uncharacterized protein LOC122723445: MERRMIDAASGGAIRKRTPREARELISTMAANSQQFVPVQDSHRRVSEVSNYSVESKLSHLTTLVENLVAEKVQQAKACGICANTSHPTDMCPSLQEDDQHVDAVNGFLGPPQKEYDPFSNTYNPGWRNHPNFSYKQQNFQSYQPKQFQQQVSSTNTGMSLEDIVKSLATNTQQFQQETRMSIRNLETQISQLAVSVNKLENQGKLPSQTTVNPKQNVCAVTLRSEKELQDDPRQVSLGHNNPHQVSRGHNRSTNLETEMIVPEQDKSASTPEQSEPLIIKPPFPQRLARSKQEKEEKETLETFRNVEVNIPLLDAIKQVPHYAKFLKELCTNKRKLVGYQKVCMDEKVSAVFQSKMPTKCKDQGMFAIPIKIGNIGVKRAMCDLGASINIMPLSVFQSLNAGPLKETGVVIQLADRSIVYPDGVLENVLVQVDNLIFPADFYVIPIEDNKSSISSDILLGRPFLSTTRTKINVYAGILTMEFDGEIIEFNVYNDVKHPNNVSSVCIVDASKPLVQQVLKLEYGDELNTKFRENFEKSSSINMKENFDCLKEVGMKIEHKSLSGQPPPFINENRTSYSLKLPFEQVFLKPFYKGFKVEPAKEITFSDPTPIV, encoded by the exons ATGGAAAGACGTATGATAGATGCTGCAAGTGGCGGTGCGATACGCAAAAGAACACCCCGAGAAGCTAGGGAATTAATATCTACGATGGCTGCAAATTCACAACAATTTGTACCTGTACAAGACTCTCATAGGAGAGTTTCTGAGGTAAGCAATTATTCTGTTGAGTCTAAACTTTCTCATCTGACCACTTTAGTTGAAAATCTTGTTGCAGAGAAGGTACAACAAGCCAAAGCTTGTGGAATTTGCGCTAATACGAGTCATCCCACTGATATGTGCCCATCACTTCAAGAGGATGACCAGCATGTGGATGCTGTCAATGGGTTCCTAGGTCCTCCACAAAAAGAGTACGATCCTTTCTCAAATACATATAACCCAGGATGGCGAAACCACCCAAATTTTAGCTATAAACAGCAAAATTTTCAAAGCTATCAACCTAAACAATTTCAGCAACAAGTGTCTTCAACTAATACAGGTATGTCCTTGGAAGATATTGTTAAAAGTTTGGCAACTAATACTCAACAATTTCAACAGGAGACCCGGATGAGTATTCGCAATTTGGAAACACAAATCAGTCAATTGGCAGTATCGGTGAACAAATTGGAAAATCAAGGTAAATTGCCTTCTCAGACCACAGTGAACCCTAAGCAGAATGTATGTGCCGTTACACTCAGAAGTGAAAAAGAACTGCAGGACGATCCTCGTCAGGTAAGTCTCGGGCACAACAATCCTCATCAGGTAAGTCGTGGGCACAATCGCAGTACAAATTTGGAAACTGAGATGATCGTACCTGAACAAGACAAATCAGCTTCAACACCTGAGCAATCTGAACCTCTGATAATTAAACCTCCTTTTCCTCAGAGATTAGCTAGGTCCAaacaagagaaagaagaaaaggagaccCTTGAGACATTTCGTAATGTAGAAGTCAATATACCTTTACTTGATGCAATTAAACAGGTACCTCACTATGCGAAGTTCTTAAAGGAATTATGTACAAATAAAAGAAAGCTGGTAGGCTACCAAAAGGTTTGTATGGATGAAAAGGTATCTGCCGTTTTTCAAAGTAAAATGCCTACCAAGTGCAAAGACCAAGGTATGTTCGCTATACCTATTAAAATTGGCAATATTGGTGTGAAAAGagcaatgtgtgatttaggtgCATCAATAAATATCATGCCGTTATCAGTTTTTCAATCTTTAAATGCTGGTCCATTAAAAGAAACAGGTGTGGTGATTCAATTAGCTGACCGCTCTATTGTTTATCCTGATGGGGTGTTGGAGAATGTTTTAGTGCAAGTAGATAATTTAATAttccctgctgatttttatgtgattccTATAGAGGATAATAAATCCTCAATTTCTTCTGATATTTTGCTAGGGAGACCCTTTTTATCTACTACTAGAACGAAAATAAATGTTTATGCTGGCATTCTCACCATGGAGTTTGATGGGGAAATCATtgaatttaatgtttataatgATGTGAAACACCCCAATAATGTTTCTAGTGTGTGTATAGTGGATGCCAGTAAACCTCTAGTTCAGCAAGTGCTTAAATTGGAATATGGAGATGAGTTGAATACTAAATTTCGTGAGAATTTTGAAAAATCCAGCTCAATAAATATGAAGGAAAATTTTGATTGTTTAAAAGAAGTG GGGATGAAAATAGAGCATAAATCACTGTCCGGTCAACCACCTCCAttcataaatgagaatcgcactTCATATAGTTTGAAATTACCATTTGAACAAGTATTTCTTAAGCCATTTTATAAAGGATTCAAGGTGGAACCTGCTAAAGAGATCACTTTCAGTGATCCAACACCAATTGTCTGA